Within Candidatus Melainabacteria bacterium, the genomic segment CAACTGATGCCTGGCACCGCATACGGTGTAGCCAAACGGTTGTCGGTGCCATTATCAGGAACGCAGGAAGTATTAAAACCGGAAGTAAATATCAAGCTGGGCACCAATTACCTGGCTTACACACTGCACCGCTTCGACAATAACGCGCTTTTGGCAATCGCAAGCTATAACGGCGGTCCCAACGCTGTTCAGTCGTGGTTCCAACAACACAAACTGGCAGGCAATTCAGACTTCGATATTTTCGTGGAAAACATTCCGTTCCGAGAAACACGTGATTATGTGCGTAAGGTCTTTGGCTCATACTGGACTTACGAACAGCTATATGGTGGCAAAACCATTTAACGGCGACACACGCGCAGACGATGCAACAGCATAGCAATGGCGCACGCGCCAGTAGTACTGCATCCAGTGCGACAGGCTCTAAAACAAAACGAGCCAACTGAAAAGTTTGGCTCGTTCAACAATTTAAGAGATCAGGCTCTTAGCTCAAAGCGGGCTTTTCTTGAGCTTTTTCTTTGTTGGCAGGCTGCATGCCAAACTTAGACCAGAATGCCGTTTTGGGCAATTTGGATGCCGGTGTTTGCTCTTCAACTGGAGCGGAACTTTTGAGCGAGGCCATATTAAAGCCGCAGGTATTACACCGTTGCTTATTTGCGGCGATTCTAAATTGACAACGTGGACAGAGATAGTACTGCATAAGCCCCTCACTTTCTGATCGCAGTATAACACGGGAAATTAAGCCGGGAAGACAGTTTCAGGATGGAGCCCCGTGATTTCTCCACATTTTTACCTGTTTCTTACTTTGCAACGCCTGGGCAATTATTATTAGGAGCGAAAAACGCAAAAATTGCAACTACAAATTTTGAGGCAGTCTATGCAGCACGCGGTTCGACTCATCGTTACCTTCAAAACCCTGCACCAGGTGCTGGCAGCTGAGAAAGCCTTGCGAGAAGCAAATCCGGTTGTTTTCAAGATTCGACCAACACCTACCCCCCCAGGTCTATCTACCTCGATTTGCGGCATGTCAATCGAAATTCTAGAGGTTGGTCAGAAAGAAGACATCCTGGAATTTTTGACAGCCAGAGCCATGACACCAAGCGGTGTTTTTGAGATTAACTAGCGGGTTTCTAGAACCGGATTTCAAATGGTTTCAAAATCGTTTCAGGGCTCCAGAAAGCACGCCCTGATATCCATTCAAGATGTTTGCAAAGCGGCAGTATATGCAATACTGGTGCTTTATCGGCGCAAATTTACCATGGTCAAATTTATTCCGCTCGCCATCGTCGCAACATTTATTGTCTTTCTCTTTCTTTACGGTGCTTGCATTAGCGGCATTGTTCTGAAAGAGCCGGATATCTGCTTTCTTCTTGCAAGCGGAAGATGGATTGTTGAGCACGGGCAATTGCCGAGCAGCGACCCGTTTTCCTACTCAACGATTTATCACGACCAGCCATATGTCATTGAAAAGTGGCTCACTGAAATTATCTTCTTTGGTCTGTGGAAGTGGACAACTCCTGCCGGACTGCTCGTCTTCGACGCGATAATTTTGACACTCACATTCACGATAATGCCTTATCGCTTCCTGAAACTGAATGGTGTAAGCGGACTGAAAGCTTTGTTACTGACCTCGCTTGCTACCTTCACTTCCTTTTGCCACCTGGCTGTGAGACCGGAAATTTTTTCGTACCTTATAGTAGCCATCTACCTCGAGATCCTGATGCGCTTGCGTGAGCGCAACACAACTTTCCATTACCAGTCGGTCATCGTCCTCGTTCTTCTCATGGCGCTCTGGTCAAATTTGCACACTCTCTTTATAGTCGGGCTGATGATTCTGGCTTTCTATTCAGTCTGCCTCGCACTCGAAAGAGCCCTCCATTTCACACAAGAAAAAATGGACTGGACCGCTCCCATTGCTTTCGTTCTGAGCATTCCCGCAACGCTGGTAACGCCTTATGGTTTTACGCTCTGGAGATATCTGCCCAATATATTCGGACCATTCAACGACACTAATAACGAAATGCAGCCCATCGGTCCGTCTAATTTCAAAACGATTACGCTTTATCCCTTTTACCTGATGATTACAGTTTGTCTGGTCGTATTTTTCAGGAACGCATTTAAGAGACCGACCAAATCAGGTGAGCTGTTCTTTAAATTGCTGCTTCCAGTCGGTATCGCAGGTGGTATTAAAACAATCAGAACCATTCCTATCTCCGATCTGTTTGCTTCCGCCGGGCTGGCTCAGATATGCGGCAGTGCAAGGCAGAGAACAGACGTGACTGAGGGCGACTCAGCAAATGAAACAGTACAGGCAAGCAAAATTGCTCTGATCGACAAAAGTATCGATGAACTCTGCCAACCGATGCAACCAATGTGGGTGGCTCTGACGCTCCTGGTCGTGTCAGCCGGAGCTTACGTCATGACAATAATTATTCCACCTGAAATTCCACAAGACAGCGCCGCCTTCCAACCTCCGGCCAGAGCAATTGAGTTCATCGCCAAAAACAGACCGAAAGGGCGCATGTTGAACGATCCGCACTTCGGCAATGTTCTCATGTGGCAACTTGCCGATGCGCCGCCGGTTTTTATCGATTCACGTTACAACCTCTACGGCAACACCCTCTTGCAAGATTTTTGGAAAATGGCGGAGAATAAACCAGAGTCACAACAGCTCCTGGACAAGTATTCAATCGACTGGGTTTTTCTAAATCCAAAGATGCAATTGGTCAAAGCACTGTCGCAAAATCCGGAGTGGACAGTGCTCTTTCAAGACTCCAACAGCGCTATAGTGGCTCGCAAAACTCCAAGACAGGAAAGATAGATGCGATTTGTAGTGACAGGCGGAATGGGCTTCTTCGGCTCCATTTTATGCGACCATCTGCTCAGCAGAGGGCACGACGTTCTCAGCGTCGATCTGCTTGCCGACACAACCTCGACCAGACGATATAAAAACGTTCAACTCGACTTGAGAAATCTCGACGCCCTCAAGTCAACACTGAACGAGTTTGGAAAAGAAAGCAGAATCGATGCAATATTTCACGTCGCCGCGCTCCTCGCTCATGTTACAGCCGACCCAAATGAACTCTGGGCCGCCAACGTAGACGGTACGAAAAACGTAATGGAATGCGCACGACAACTCTCCATACCGAAAGTTGTTTTCACCTCCACAAATTGCGTCTTCAGCACCGGGTTTCCAGAACCAGTTAACGAACAAACGGCAACACACCCAATTGAGATATACGGCAAATCGAAACTGGCAGCAGAAGAGATTATTCGCACATATACAGACATAAGCTCCGTGATTATTCGCTGCCCGACCATCATTGCTGCAGGCCGGCTGGGACTGCTCACCATCCTCTTCGACTTCGTCAGAGAAGGACGG encodes:
- a CDS encoding DUF3343 domain-containing protein — protein: MQHAVRLIVTFKTLHQVLAAEKALREANPVVFKIRPTPTPPGLSTSICGMSIEILEVGQKEDILEFLTARAMTPSGVFEIN
- a CDS encoding NAD(P)-dependent oxidoreductase, encoding MRFVVTGGMGFFGSILCDHLLSRGHDVLSVDLLADTTSTRRYKNVQLDLRNLDALKSTLNEFGKESRIDAIFHVAALLAHVTADPNELWAANVDGTKNVMECARQLSIPKVVFTSTNCVFSTGFPEPVNEQTATHPIEIYGKSKLAAEEIIRTYTDISSVIIRCPTIIAAGRLGLLTILFDFVREGRRLYVVGDGSNRYSFISADDLADACLLAAQSVQSGLYNIGSDNVPSMRQLYSSLMEYAGKKPRIVCIPEAPTVIALKILNRLGLSPLGPYHYRMLAANFVFDTTKIKTEIQWRPTKTNTEILCSAYQYYIDNLESINSATNVSAHHSKAKAGILNLLRMIS